One Vespa crabro chromosome 1, iyVesCrab1.2, whole genome shotgun sequence genomic region harbors:
- the LOC124426695 gene encoding serine/threonine-protein phosphatase 4 regulatory subunit 1-like isoform X1, with the protein MADISYMQKEDLDDSDKAMKAEGGGEVWNGSGGAGDEGGGHIFQLTRLQQHANSDTSFSRQMVGRILVEIFRSAANTETKLPVEEYMKYVHQISDDPEPPIRSDLVEQLPYVAMICQDTPHLFGDVLHNHILGIIRKYLLDMDNQVRQSAQEALLALIKRGLLDTKTIETEICPIVESLSRMTVDYLNSGISLMSKMALLIGKELTEKVFLDRYIALCGDNIIHVRRMCVVHFGEMCVAVGRKALLYKLFPIFVQLCLDNVWGVRKACVDVMMPVSCCVTYPYRRILLADILATHLNDDSKWVRASAFQILGPFISTFAKQFTNVTYNQDGEFVFTNQQDDNFSIDKNNSIERDFTSGIRYSYEGIFPTKCAIRNQTLDSEDYDIRDVLDIGCLMEVYEHTQKNYMSNLPLRAHKTKTQKKQATENEQNDPDDTEKFNTFLYYYIPPEIPLDDPLVQAAQKSSETNKSTNENAQDKKDDPTKGSNLTISKKKDESTAKCSINVDNRKIDNKKQQKEEEDDEDDNSRSSIWADDSAETIDISNLSLDKSNLNASLFLRKHESKNNKQDIVPQDLVDYFVSMAEPELCEEGEISYHCAFSFPAVTLTLGKENWPYLKKAYQSLAGAKQWKVRRTLASSIHEIAIILGEELTATDLVPIYDGFIKDLDEVRIGVLKHLATFLKILKPNYRWHYLPRLHNFLVTDNEWNWRFRKELATQLLEVVTLFNANDVAQYIAPLSLKLLIDKVAAVRQVALTLVTRIISHLSNDEPLATALIQELRDTIAINTSKWVRRQTYALLCAQLIAGNAISGEKFAKEMLPSLLNLSWDKVPNVRLAVARTLSQNVIAMGIDWLGYDHAENVERRLKQMRLDIDRDVRILAGREEHLVSDVQTEQARNIVF; encoded by the exons ACAGATGGTCGGTCGTATTTTGGTAGAAATCTTTCGATCAGCTGCCAACACCGAAACCAAGCTCCCAGTTGAAGAATACATGAAATACGTCCATCAGATAAGCGATGATCCAG AGCCTCCTATTCGTTCGGACTTGGTGGAACAATTGCCATACGTTGCCATGATCTGCCAGGATACTCCTCATCTATTTGGCGATGTTCTCCACAATCACATCCTTGGTATTATCAGAAAATACCTTCTAGATATGGACAATCAA GTACGACAATCGGCGCAAGAGGCCTTATTAGCTTTGATCAAACGCGGCCTGTTAGACACGAAGACTATTGAGACCGAAATCTGCCCGATAGTAGAGAGCTTATCCCGCATGACCGTCGACTACTTGAATTCAGGCATTTCT CTCATGAGTAAAATGGCACTGCTTATTGGTAAAGAGCTCACAGAAAAGGTCTTCTTGGACAGATACATCGCTCTTTGTGGAGATAATATCATCCACGTAAGAAGGATGTGCGTGGTACATTTTGGGGAAATGTGTGTCGCGGTAGGAAGGAAAGCTCTTCTTTATAAATTG TTTCCAATATTTGTCCAATTATGCCTGGACAACGTTTGGGGAGTTAGGAAAGCTTGCGTCGACGTAATGATGCCAGTTTCCTGTTGCGTCACATATCCATATCGTCGAATACTATTGGCTGATATTTTAGCAACGCATCTCAACGATGACTCCAAGTGGGTACGAGCGAGCGCATTTCAAATTCTTGGTCCTTTCATATCTACTTTTGCAAAACAATTCACTAATGTGACCTATAATCAAGATGGCGAATTTGTTTTCACCAATCAGCAAGACGATAATTTCAG tatcgataagaataacagtATCGAACGAGATTTTACATCGGGCATACGATACTCGTATGAAGGAATTTTTCCGACTAAGTGTGCGATACGGAATCAAACGTTGGATTCGGAAGATTACGACATTAGAGATGTACTCGATATCGGTTGTCTGATGGAAGTGTACGAGCATACTCAAAAAAACTATATGTCCAATCTTCCCCTGAGAGCGCACAAAACGAAG ACGCAAAAAAAGCAAGCGACGGAAAACGAACAAAATGATCCGGACGATACcgaaaaatttaatacgtttctatattattacataccaCCGGAAATACCTCTTGATGATCCCTTAGTCCAAGCCGCTCAAAAGTCCTCGGAAACGAATAAGTCGACTAATGAAAATGcgcaagataaaaaggatgatcCTACCAAGGGGAGCAATTTGacgatatcaaagaaaaaagacgaaagtaCGGCAAAATGTAGCATTAACGTTGATAATCGAAAAATTGATAACAAAAAGCaacagaaagaggaagaggacgaTGAAGATGATAATAGTCGTTCATCGATATGGGCCGATGACAGCGCCGAGACCATAGATATATCCAATTTATCTCTGGACAAAAGTAATTTAAATGCGTCCCTATTTCTCAGGAAACAcgaatctaaaaataataagcaaGACATCGTACCTCAAGATCTAGTTGATTATTTTGTATCCATGGCTGAGCCAGAGCTATGCGAGGAAGGAGAAATTTCGTATCACTGTGCCTTCAGTTTTCCCGCGGTCACGTTGACATTAGGAAAAGAGAATTGGCCTTATTTAAAGAAAGCGTATCAATCATTGGCGGGTGCGAAACAATGGAAGGTCAGGCGTACTTTAGCCTCTAGCATTCATGAAATAGCCATAATATTGGGCGAAGAACTTACTGCCACTGATCTCGTGCCTATATATGACGGCTTTATTAAGGATCTTGATGAAGTTAGAATCGGTGTTTTGAAACACCTAGCGACATTTCTTAAAATACTCAAGCCTAATTATCGTTGGCACTATTTACCGAGGTTGCATAATTTTCTTGTCACGGATAACGAATGGAACTGGAGGTTTAGAAAGGAATTGGCCACCCAATTACTCGAGGTTGTTACTCTTTTTAATGCCAACGACGTGGCGCAATACATCGCACCGTTGTCTCTTAAATTACTCATTGATAAAGTTGCCGCTGTCAGACAAGTTGCGCTTACACTG GTTACTCGAATAATCTCTCATCTTTCTAACGATGAACCTCTTGCCACGGCACTTATACAGGAACTCAGAGATACAATTGCGATTAATACAAGTAAGTGGGTTCGTAGGCAAACCTACGCTCTTCTCTGCGCACAACTGATTGCTGGCAATGCGATTAGCGGAGAGAAATTCGCCAAGGAAATGTTACCGAGTCTACTAAATCTTTCTTGGGATAAAGTTCCAAACGTAAGACTGGCCGTAGCTAGGACATTATCGCAGAATGTAATTGCTATGGGTA tAGACTGGTTAGGTTACGATCATGCAGAAAACGTAGAGAGAAGACTTAAGCAAATGCGCTTAGATATCGATCGAGACGTCAGAATCTTGGCGGGAAGAGAAGAGCATCTCGTGTCGGATGTACAAACGGAACAGGCTAGAAATatagtattttaa
- the LOC124426695 gene encoding serine/threonine-protein phosphatase 4 regulatory subunit 1-like isoform X3 translates to MKAEGGGEVWNGSGGAGDEGGGHIFQLTRLQQHANSDTSFSRQMVGRILVEIFRSAANTETKLPVEEYMKYVHQISDDPEPPIRSDLVEQLPYVAMICQDTPHLFGDVLHNHILGIIRKYLLDMDNQVRQSAQEALLALIKRGLLDTKTIETEICPIVESLSRMTVDYLNSGISLMSKMALLIGKELTEKVFLDRYIALCGDNIIHVRRMCVVHFGEMCVAVGRKALLYKLFPIFVQLCLDNVWGVRKACVDVMMPVSCCVTYPYRRILLADILATHLNDDSKWVRASAFQILGPFISTFAKQFTNVTYNQDGEFVFTNQQDDNFSIDKNNSIERDFTSGIRYSYEGIFPTKCAIRNQTLDSEDYDIRDVLDIGCLMEVYEHTQKNYMSNLPLRAHKTKTQKKQATENEQNDPDDTEKFNTFLYYYIPPEIPLDDPLVQAAQKSSETNKSTNENAQDKKDDPTKGSNLTISKKKDESTAKCSINVDNRKIDNKKQQKEEEDDEDDNSRSSIWADDSAETIDISNLSLDKSNLNASLFLRKHESKNNKQDIVPQDLVDYFVSMAEPELCEEGEISYHCAFSFPAVTLTLGKENWPYLKKAYQSLAGAKQWKVRRTLASSIHEIAIILGEELTATDLVPIYDGFIKDLDEVRIGVLKHLATFLKILKPNYRWHYLPRLHNFLVTDNEWNWRFRKELATQLLEVVTLFNANDVAQYIAPLSLKLLIDKVAAVRQVALTLVTRIISHLSNDEPLATALIQELRDTIAINTSKWVRRQTYALLCAQLIAGNAISGEKFAKEMLPSLLNLSWDKVPNVRLAVARTLSQNVIAMGIDWLGYDHAENVERRLKQMRLDIDRDVRILAGREEHLVSDVQTEQARNIVF, encoded by the exons ACAGATGGTCGGTCGTATTTTGGTAGAAATCTTTCGATCAGCTGCCAACACCGAAACCAAGCTCCCAGTTGAAGAATACATGAAATACGTCCATCAGATAAGCGATGATCCAG AGCCTCCTATTCGTTCGGACTTGGTGGAACAATTGCCATACGTTGCCATGATCTGCCAGGATACTCCTCATCTATTTGGCGATGTTCTCCACAATCACATCCTTGGTATTATCAGAAAATACCTTCTAGATATGGACAATCAA GTACGACAATCGGCGCAAGAGGCCTTATTAGCTTTGATCAAACGCGGCCTGTTAGACACGAAGACTATTGAGACCGAAATCTGCCCGATAGTAGAGAGCTTATCCCGCATGACCGTCGACTACTTGAATTCAGGCATTTCT CTCATGAGTAAAATGGCACTGCTTATTGGTAAAGAGCTCACAGAAAAGGTCTTCTTGGACAGATACATCGCTCTTTGTGGAGATAATATCATCCACGTAAGAAGGATGTGCGTGGTACATTTTGGGGAAATGTGTGTCGCGGTAGGAAGGAAAGCTCTTCTTTATAAATTG TTTCCAATATTTGTCCAATTATGCCTGGACAACGTTTGGGGAGTTAGGAAAGCTTGCGTCGACGTAATGATGCCAGTTTCCTGTTGCGTCACATATCCATATCGTCGAATACTATTGGCTGATATTTTAGCAACGCATCTCAACGATGACTCCAAGTGGGTACGAGCGAGCGCATTTCAAATTCTTGGTCCTTTCATATCTACTTTTGCAAAACAATTCACTAATGTGACCTATAATCAAGATGGCGAATTTGTTTTCACCAATCAGCAAGACGATAATTTCAG tatcgataagaataacagtATCGAACGAGATTTTACATCGGGCATACGATACTCGTATGAAGGAATTTTTCCGACTAAGTGTGCGATACGGAATCAAACGTTGGATTCGGAAGATTACGACATTAGAGATGTACTCGATATCGGTTGTCTGATGGAAGTGTACGAGCATACTCAAAAAAACTATATGTCCAATCTTCCCCTGAGAGCGCACAAAACGAAG ACGCAAAAAAAGCAAGCGACGGAAAACGAACAAAATGATCCGGACGATACcgaaaaatttaatacgtttctatattattacataccaCCGGAAATACCTCTTGATGATCCCTTAGTCCAAGCCGCTCAAAAGTCCTCGGAAACGAATAAGTCGACTAATGAAAATGcgcaagataaaaaggatgatcCTACCAAGGGGAGCAATTTGacgatatcaaagaaaaaagacgaaagtaCGGCAAAATGTAGCATTAACGTTGATAATCGAAAAATTGATAACAAAAAGCaacagaaagaggaagaggacgaTGAAGATGATAATAGTCGTTCATCGATATGGGCCGATGACAGCGCCGAGACCATAGATATATCCAATTTATCTCTGGACAAAAGTAATTTAAATGCGTCCCTATTTCTCAGGAAACAcgaatctaaaaataataagcaaGACATCGTACCTCAAGATCTAGTTGATTATTTTGTATCCATGGCTGAGCCAGAGCTATGCGAGGAAGGAGAAATTTCGTATCACTGTGCCTTCAGTTTTCCCGCGGTCACGTTGACATTAGGAAAAGAGAATTGGCCTTATTTAAAGAAAGCGTATCAATCATTGGCGGGTGCGAAACAATGGAAGGTCAGGCGTACTTTAGCCTCTAGCATTCATGAAATAGCCATAATATTGGGCGAAGAACTTACTGCCACTGATCTCGTGCCTATATATGACGGCTTTATTAAGGATCTTGATGAAGTTAGAATCGGTGTTTTGAAACACCTAGCGACATTTCTTAAAATACTCAAGCCTAATTATCGTTGGCACTATTTACCGAGGTTGCATAATTTTCTTGTCACGGATAACGAATGGAACTGGAGGTTTAGAAAGGAATTGGCCACCCAATTACTCGAGGTTGTTACTCTTTTTAATGCCAACGACGTGGCGCAATACATCGCACCGTTGTCTCTTAAATTACTCATTGATAAAGTTGCCGCTGTCAGACAAGTTGCGCTTACACTG GTTACTCGAATAATCTCTCATCTTTCTAACGATGAACCTCTTGCCACGGCACTTATACAGGAACTCAGAGATACAATTGCGATTAATACAAGTAAGTGGGTTCGTAGGCAAACCTACGCTCTTCTCTGCGCACAACTGATTGCTGGCAATGCGATTAGCGGAGAGAAATTCGCCAAGGAAATGTTACCGAGTCTACTAAATCTTTCTTGGGATAAAGTTCCAAACGTAAGACTGGCCGTAGCTAGGACATTATCGCAGAATGTAATTGCTATGGGTA tAGACTGGTTAGGTTACGATCATGCAGAAAACGTAGAGAGAAGACTTAAGCAAATGCGCTTAGATATCGATCGAGACGTCAGAATCTTGGCGGGAAGAGAAGAGCATCTCGTGTCGGATGTACAAACGGAACAGGCTAGAAATatagtattttaa
- the LOC124426695 gene encoding serine/threonine-protein phosphatase 4 regulatory subunit 1-like isoform X2 — protein sequence MADISYMQKEDLDDSDKAMKAEGGGEVWNGSGGAGDEGGGHIFQLTRLQQHANSDTSFSRQMVGRILVEIFRSAANTETKLPVEEYMKYVHQISDDPEPPIRSDLVEQLPYVAMICQDTPHLFGDVLHNHILGIIRKYLLDMDNQVRQSAQEALLALIKRGLLDTKTIETEICPIVESLSRMTVDYLNSGISLMSKMALLIGKELTEKVFLDRYIALCGDNIIHVRRMCVVHFGEMCVAVGRKALLYKLFPIFVQLCLDNVWGVRKACVDVMMPVSCCVTYPYRRILLADILATHLNDDSKWVRASAFQILGPFISTFAKQFTNVTYNQDGEFVFTNQQDDNFSIDKNNSIERDFTSGIRYSYEGIFPTKCAIRNQTLDSEDYDIRDVLDIGCLMEVYEHTQKNYMSNLPLRAHKTKTQKKQATENEQNDPDDTEKFNTFLYYYIPPEIPLDDPLVQAAQKSSETNKSTNENAQDKKDDPTKGSNLTISKKKDESTAKCSINVDNRKIDNKKQQKEEEDDEDDNSRSSIWADDSAETIDISNLSLDKSNLNASLFLRKHESKNNKQDIVPQDLVDYFVSMAEPELCEEGEISYHCAFSFPAVTLTLGKENWPYLKKAYQSLAGAKQWKVRRTLASSIHEIAIILGEELTATDLVPIYDGFIKDLDEVRIGVLKHLATFLKILKPNYRWHYLPRLHNFLVTDNEWNWRFRKELATQLLEVVTLFNANDVAQYIAPLSLKLLIDKVAAVRQVALTLVTRIISHLSNDEPLATALIQELRDTIAINTSKWVRRQTYALLCAQLIAGNAISGEKFAKEMLPSLLNLSWDKVPNVRLAVARTLSQNVIAMGNWLGYDHAENVERRLKQMRLDIDRDVRILAGREEHLVSDVQTEQARNIVF from the exons ACAGATGGTCGGTCGTATTTTGGTAGAAATCTTTCGATCAGCTGCCAACACCGAAACCAAGCTCCCAGTTGAAGAATACATGAAATACGTCCATCAGATAAGCGATGATCCAG AGCCTCCTATTCGTTCGGACTTGGTGGAACAATTGCCATACGTTGCCATGATCTGCCAGGATACTCCTCATCTATTTGGCGATGTTCTCCACAATCACATCCTTGGTATTATCAGAAAATACCTTCTAGATATGGACAATCAA GTACGACAATCGGCGCAAGAGGCCTTATTAGCTTTGATCAAACGCGGCCTGTTAGACACGAAGACTATTGAGACCGAAATCTGCCCGATAGTAGAGAGCTTATCCCGCATGACCGTCGACTACTTGAATTCAGGCATTTCT CTCATGAGTAAAATGGCACTGCTTATTGGTAAAGAGCTCACAGAAAAGGTCTTCTTGGACAGATACATCGCTCTTTGTGGAGATAATATCATCCACGTAAGAAGGATGTGCGTGGTACATTTTGGGGAAATGTGTGTCGCGGTAGGAAGGAAAGCTCTTCTTTATAAATTG TTTCCAATATTTGTCCAATTATGCCTGGACAACGTTTGGGGAGTTAGGAAAGCTTGCGTCGACGTAATGATGCCAGTTTCCTGTTGCGTCACATATCCATATCGTCGAATACTATTGGCTGATATTTTAGCAACGCATCTCAACGATGACTCCAAGTGGGTACGAGCGAGCGCATTTCAAATTCTTGGTCCTTTCATATCTACTTTTGCAAAACAATTCACTAATGTGACCTATAATCAAGATGGCGAATTTGTTTTCACCAATCAGCAAGACGATAATTTCAG tatcgataagaataacagtATCGAACGAGATTTTACATCGGGCATACGATACTCGTATGAAGGAATTTTTCCGACTAAGTGTGCGATACGGAATCAAACGTTGGATTCGGAAGATTACGACATTAGAGATGTACTCGATATCGGTTGTCTGATGGAAGTGTACGAGCATACTCAAAAAAACTATATGTCCAATCTTCCCCTGAGAGCGCACAAAACGAAG ACGCAAAAAAAGCAAGCGACGGAAAACGAACAAAATGATCCGGACGATACcgaaaaatttaatacgtttctatattattacataccaCCGGAAATACCTCTTGATGATCCCTTAGTCCAAGCCGCTCAAAAGTCCTCGGAAACGAATAAGTCGACTAATGAAAATGcgcaagataaaaaggatgatcCTACCAAGGGGAGCAATTTGacgatatcaaagaaaaaagacgaaagtaCGGCAAAATGTAGCATTAACGTTGATAATCGAAAAATTGATAACAAAAAGCaacagaaagaggaagaggacgaTGAAGATGATAATAGTCGTTCATCGATATGGGCCGATGACAGCGCCGAGACCATAGATATATCCAATTTATCTCTGGACAAAAGTAATTTAAATGCGTCCCTATTTCTCAGGAAACAcgaatctaaaaataataagcaaGACATCGTACCTCAAGATCTAGTTGATTATTTTGTATCCATGGCTGAGCCAGAGCTATGCGAGGAAGGAGAAATTTCGTATCACTGTGCCTTCAGTTTTCCCGCGGTCACGTTGACATTAGGAAAAGAGAATTGGCCTTATTTAAAGAAAGCGTATCAATCATTGGCGGGTGCGAAACAATGGAAGGTCAGGCGTACTTTAGCCTCTAGCATTCATGAAATAGCCATAATATTGGGCGAAGAACTTACTGCCACTGATCTCGTGCCTATATATGACGGCTTTATTAAGGATCTTGATGAAGTTAGAATCGGTGTTTTGAAACACCTAGCGACATTTCTTAAAATACTCAAGCCTAATTATCGTTGGCACTATTTACCGAGGTTGCATAATTTTCTTGTCACGGATAACGAATGGAACTGGAGGTTTAGAAAGGAATTGGCCACCCAATTACTCGAGGTTGTTACTCTTTTTAATGCCAACGACGTGGCGCAATACATCGCACCGTTGTCTCTTAAATTACTCATTGATAAAGTTGCCGCTGTCAGACAAGTTGCGCTTACACTG GTTACTCGAATAATCTCTCATCTTTCTAACGATGAACCTCTTGCCACGGCACTTATACAGGAACTCAGAGATACAATTGCGATTAATACAAGTAAGTGGGTTCGTAGGCAAACCTACGCTCTTCTCTGCGCACAACTGATTGCTGGCAATGCGATTAGCGGAGAGAAATTCGCCAAGGAAATGTTACCGAGTCTACTAAATCTTTCTTGGGATAAAGTTCCAAACGTAAGACTGGCCGTAGCTAGGACATTATCGCAGAATGTAATTGCTATGGGTA ACTGGTTAGGTTACGATCATGCAGAAAACGTAGAGAGAAGACTTAAGCAAATGCGCTTAGATATCGATCGAGACGTCAGAATCTTGGCGGGAAGAGAAGAGCATCTCGTGTCGGATGTACAAACGGAACAGGCTAGAAATatagtattttaa
- the LOC124426695 gene encoding serine/threonine-protein phosphatase 4 regulatory subunit 1-like isoform X4, whose product MVGRILVEIFRSAANTETKLPVEEYMKYVHQISDDPEPPIRSDLVEQLPYVAMICQDTPHLFGDVLHNHILGIIRKYLLDMDNQVRQSAQEALLALIKRGLLDTKTIETEICPIVESLSRMTVDYLNSGISLMSKMALLIGKELTEKVFLDRYIALCGDNIIHVRRMCVVHFGEMCVAVGRKALLYKLFPIFVQLCLDNVWGVRKACVDVMMPVSCCVTYPYRRILLADILATHLNDDSKWVRASAFQILGPFISTFAKQFTNVTYNQDGEFVFTNQQDDNFSIDKNNSIERDFTSGIRYSYEGIFPTKCAIRNQTLDSEDYDIRDVLDIGCLMEVYEHTQKNYMSNLPLRAHKTKTQKKQATENEQNDPDDTEKFNTFLYYYIPPEIPLDDPLVQAAQKSSETNKSTNENAQDKKDDPTKGSNLTISKKKDESTAKCSINVDNRKIDNKKQQKEEEDDEDDNSRSSIWADDSAETIDISNLSLDKSNLNASLFLRKHESKNNKQDIVPQDLVDYFVSMAEPELCEEGEISYHCAFSFPAVTLTLGKENWPYLKKAYQSLAGAKQWKVRRTLASSIHEIAIILGEELTATDLVPIYDGFIKDLDEVRIGVLKHLATFLKILKPNYRWHYLPRLHNFLVTDNEWNWRFRKELATQLLEVVTLFNANDVAQYIAPLSLKLLIDKVAAVRQVALTLVTRIISHLSNDEPLATALIQELRDTIAINTSKWVRRQTYALLCAQLIAGNAISGEKFAKEMLPSLLNLSWDKVPNVRLAVARTLSQNVIAMGIDWLGYDHAENVERRLKQMRLDIDRDVRILAGREEHLVSDVQTEQARNIVF is encoded by the exons ATGGTCGGTCGTATTTTGGTAGAAATCTTTCGATCAGCTGCCAACACCGAAACCAAGCTCCCAGTTGAAGAATACATGAAATACGTCCATCAGATAAGCGATGATCCAG AGCCTCCTATTCGTTCGGACTTGGTGGAACAATTGCCATACGTTGCCATGATCTGCCAGGATACTCCTCATCTATTTGGCGATGTTCTCCACAATCACATCCTTGGTATTATCAGAAAATACCTTCTAGATATGGACAATCAA GTACGACAATCGGCGCAAGAGGCCTTATTAGCTTTGATCAAACGCGGCCTGTTAGACACGAAGACTATTGAGACCGAAATCTGCCCGATAGTAGAGAGCTTATCCCGCATGACCGTCGACTACTTGAATTCAGGCATTTCT CTCATGAGTAAAATGGCACTGCTTATTGGTAAAGAGCTCACAGAAAAGGTCTTCTTGGACAGATACATCGCTCTTTGTGGAGATAATATCATCCACGTAAGAAGGATGTGCGTGGTACATTTTGGGGAAATGTGTGTCGCGGTAGGAAGGAAAGCTCTTCTTTATAAATTG TTTCCAATATTTGTCCAATTATGCCTGGACAACGTTTGGGGAGTTAGGAAAGCTTGCGTCGACGTAATGATGCCAGTTTCCTGTTGCGTCACATATCCATATCGTCGAATACTATTGGCTGATATTTTAGCAACGCATCTCAACGATGACTCCAAGTGGGTACGAGCGAGCGCATTTCAAATTCTTGGTCCTTTCATATCTACTTTTGCAAAACAATTCACTAATGTGACCTATAATCAAGATGGCGAATTTGTTTTCACCAATCAGCAAGACGATAATTTCAG tatcgataagaataacagtATCGAACGAGATTTTACATCGGGCATACGATACTCGTATGAAGGAATTTTTCCGACTAAGTGTGCGATACGGAATCAAACGTTGGATTCGGAAGATTACGACATTAGAGATGTACTCGATATCGGTTGTCTGATGGAAGTGTACGAGCATACTCAAAAAAACTATATGTCCAATCTTCCCCTGAGAGCGCACAAAACGAAG ACGCAAAAAAAGCAAGCGACGGAAAACGAACAAAATGATCCGGACGATACcgaaaaatttaatacgtttctatattattacataccaCCGGAAATACCTCTTGATGATCCCTTAGTCCAAGCCGCTCAAAAGTCCTCGGAAACGAATAAGTCGACTAATGAAAATGcgcaagataaaaaggatgatcCTACCAAGGGGAGCAATTTGacgatatcaaagaaaaaagacgaaagtaCGGCAAAATGTAGCATTAACGTTGATAATCGAAAAATTGATAACAAAAAGCaacagaaagaggaagaggacgaTGAAGATGATAATAGTCGTTCATCGATATGGGCCGATGACAGCGCCGAGACCATAGATATATCCAATTTATCTCTGGACAAAAGTAATTTAAATGCGTCCCTATTTCTCAGGAAACAcgaatctaaaaataataagcaaGACATCGTACCTCAAGATCTAGTTGATTATTTTGTATCCATGGCTGAGCCAGAGCTATGCGAGGAAGGAGAAATTTCGTATCACTGTGCCTTCAGTTTTCCCGCGGTCACGTTGACATTAGGAAAAGAGAATTGGCCTTATTTAAAGAAAGCGTATCAATCATTGGCGGGTGCGAAACAATGGAAGGTCAGGCGTACTTTAGCCTCTAGCATTCATGAAATAGCCATAATATTGGGCGAAGAACTTACTGCCACTGATCTCGTGCCTATATATGACGGCTTTATTAAGGATCTTGATGAAGTTAGAATCGGTGTTTTGAAACACCTAGCGACATTTCTTAAAATACTCAAGCCTAATTATCGTTGGCACTATTTACCGAGGTTGCATAATTTTCTTGTCACGGATAACGAATGGAACTGGAGGTTTAGAAAGGAATTGGCCACCCAATTACTCGAGGTTGTTACTCTTTTTAATGCCAACGACGTGGCGCAATACATCGCACCGTTGTCTCTTAAATTACTCATTGATAAAGTTGCCGCTGTCAGACAAGTTGCGCTTACACTG GTTACTCGAATAATCTCTCATCTTTCTAACGATGAACCTCTTGCCACGGCACTTATACAGGAACTCAGAGATACAATTGCGATTAATACAAGTAAGTGGGTTCGTAGGCAAACCTACGCTCTTCTCTGCGCACAACTGATTGCTGGCAATGCGATTAGCGGAGAGAAATTCGCCAAGGAAATGTTACCGAGTCTACTAAATCTTTCTTGGGATAAAGTTCCAAACGTAAGACTGGCCGTAGCTAGGACATTATCGCAGAATGTAATTGCTATGGGTA tAGACTGGTTAGGTTACGATCATGCAGAAAACGTAGAGAGAAGACTTAAGCAAATGCGCTTAGATATCGATCGAGACGTCAGAATCTTGGCGGGAAGAGAAGAGCATCTCGTGTCGGATGTACAAACGGAACAGGCTAGAAATatagtattttaa